The following DNA comes from Amycolatopsis solani.
TGAACCGCTTGAGCAGCGCGGTTTCCTCGGCCGTCGGGTCGCCGACCGTCCACTCGGCACGGCGCGCGGGCAGTCGCTCACGCAACGTCGTCCTGGCCCGCTGGAGCGCGCTGTTCGCCGAAGCCACGCTCGTCTCCAGCGCCGCCGCCGTCTCCTTCGCGGGCCAGCCGAGCACGTCGCGCAGAACGAGCGCCGCCCGCTGCCGGGGCGGCAGGTACTGGAGGGCGGCGAGGTAGGCGAGCTCGATGGTTTCGCGGTCCACGACGGCGTCGTCCGGCGCGGCCCCGTCGAGCAGCCGGTCCGGGTAGGGCTCCAGCCACGGCAGGTCCGCGGCCTCGATCGGGCCGACCGGCTCCCCGGCCGGGCCGAGCTGGTCGGGCAGCACCCGCCGGGGACGGCGGGCCAGGACGTCGAGGCACGCGTTCGTCGCGATCCGGTAGAGCCAGGTGCGCACGCTCGCCCGGCCTTCGAAGCCGTCGCGGGCCTTCCACGCCCGCAGGAACGTCTCCTGCGCCAGGTCTTCGGCGTCGCTCAGCGAGCCGAGCATCCGGTAGCAGTGCACCTGGATCTCCCGGCGGTGCCGTTCTACGAGCGTCTCGAAGTCCGGAGCGTGACCCACCCCGGCACGCTAGCGCACCCAGGCTGCCAGACTGCTGCCGTGAGCGGAACGGTTCTGGTGCTTGGCGGACGTAGCGAAATCGGGCTGGCCCTGGCGAAACGCCTGGTCAGCGGGGACACCCGGCGGTTCGTGCTGGCCGCGCGGCCGGGCGCGGACCTGACCGCGGAGGTCGCCGCTCTGCGGGAGGCCGGTGCCGAGACCGTCGAGACCGCGGACTTCGACGCCGACGACCTCGCCGCGCACGGCCCGTTCCTGGCGAAGGTGGCCGCGGAGCACGGGCCACTGGAGACGGTGGTGCTCGCCTTCGGCATCCTCGGCGACCAGACCCGCGCGGAG
Coding sequences within:
- a CDS encoding RNA polymerase subunit sigma-70, translated to MGHAPDFETLVERHRREIQVHCYRMLGSLSDAEDLAQETFLRAWKARDGFEGRASVRTWLYRIATNACLDVLARRPRRVLPDQLGPAGEPVGPIEAADLPWLEPYPDRLLDGAAPDDAVVDRETIELAYLAALQYLPPRQRAALVLRDVLGWPAKETAAALETSVASANSALQRARTTLRERLPARRAEWTVGDPTAEETALLKRFIAAYEDGDPAAVARLLREDAQAIMPPYTLWFDGRASIIRALSLSMDPASPHCVGRFRMRPVRANRQPAVATYLRRPGEDGFGWFGVSLLTVEAGLITAMAAFESVPAAAWGLPEAWPTAHDGYGSR